Proteins encoded by one window of Rhodamnia argentea isolate NSW1041297 chromosome 6, ASM2092103v1, whole genome shotgun sequence:
- the LOC115755976 gene encoding loganic acid O-methyltransferase-like, giving the protein MSNVETKMPPTYPMNGGEGPYSYSKNSYFQRATTNVLKALIDEAIIEKLNVEALVSSRPATIRLADLGCSVGPNTFIAMQNAIDAIQMNLTSRGHITEMPEFQVFFNDHAANDFNTLFKSVPPERPYYAAGVPGSFHGRLFPESSLHFVHSQYALQWLSRIPDEMSNRNSPAWNKGKIHCTNASEAVCNAYAGQFNKDMEAFLKSRAEEVAAGGIVVLTMPGKPDDVPYSKIPVCLMYDFIGLSLMDMAKEGTISEEQVDCFNLPLYAASPAEIARLVKMDSSFHIETMELLNTQSRYEGGVNAQEIVIHLRAGLEGIISKHFGSEIVDELFRCLVEKTREFSYLLDSSYKEGTLMFLVLKRH; this is encoded by the exons atgagcaaCGTCGAAACCAAAATGCCGCCGACATACCCGATGAACGGCGGGGAGGGACCTTACAGCTACAGCAAGAACTCTTACTTCCAG AGAGCGACCACAAATGTTCTGAAGGCCTTGATCGACGAGGCAATCATTGAGAAGCTCAACGTAGAAGCTCTTGTCTCCTCCCGTCCTGCCACGATCCGTCTTGCCGACCTCGGCTGCTCGGTCGGACCAAACACCTTCATTGCCATGCAAAACGCCATAGACGCCATCCAAATGAATCTCACATCCAGAGGCCACATTACCGAGATGCCCGAATTCCAGGTTTTCTTCAACGACCACGCCGCCAATGACTTCAACACCCTCTTCAAGTCCGTCCCTCCAGAAAGACCCTACTACGCTGCAGGGGTTCCGGGGTCATTTCACGGGCGGCTTTTCCCTGAGTCTTCCCTCCACTTCGTGCACTCGCAGTACGCGCTCCAGTGGCTTTCGAGAATTCCGGACGAGATGTCGAATAGAAATTCTCCGGCATGGAATAAGGGGAAAATTCACTGCACAAACGCTTCTGAGGCGGTGTGCAATGCATACGCAGGTCAGTTCAACAAGGACATGGAAGCGTTTCTGAAATCTAGAGCAGAAGAGGTCGCCGCGGGAGGGATAGTCGTACTTACCATGCCTGGAAAACCAGATGATGTTCCATATTCGAAGATACCCGTGTGTTTAATGTATGATTTTATAGGACTGAGTCTCATGGACATGGCCAAAGAG GGAACAATAAGTGAAGAGCAAGTGGATTGCTTCAACTTGCCGCTGTATGCCGCGTCTCCAGCGGAGATTGCACGGCTAGTCAAAATGGACAGTAGTTTTCACATAGAGACGATGGAGTTGCTCAACACCCAATCGAGGTATGAAGGTGGAGTCAATGCACAGGAGATTGTGATACACCTGAGAGCAGGCTTGGAGGGGATTATCAGCAAGCACTTCGGAAGTGAAATTGTCGATGAACTCTTTCGATGTCTCGTGGAAAAGACTCGGGAGTTCAGCTACCTACTGGACTCGAGCTACAAGGAAGGGACTCTAATGTTCCTTGTTCTCAAACGCCATTGA
- the LOC115755986 gene encoding loganic acid O-methyltransferase-like, with the protein MGDRNPGVDSPTTNGGDGRYSYSKNSQYQRLATNIMSEKIDAVITEKFDVASLSSTSHAIRLADLGCATGPNTILAMQNIVQILQRKFNSQCPNSRTLPEFHVFFNDKISNDFNTLFATLPSHKPYFAAGVPGSFHTRLFPNASLHFVYSSIALHWLSEVPEKVTDRDSAAWNKGRAHYTSAPEEVVKAYAEQFAKDMEEFLRTRADEVVSGGMMVIIMPGIPHGMPHRRVPSGIMYDVMASSLMDMVNEGLVSEDKVASFNLPLYAPSPEEMTTLVTKNGNFTIEAMELTNPSPNMIGPIDVRGWMVHVRAAMEGMLAKHFDKNTIAELFNRLVRKLSGECSQELEASYREGIQLFTVLKRR; encoded by the exons atgggagaTAGAAACCCTGGCGTGGATTCTCCCACAACAAATGGAGGAGATGGAAGGTACAGCTAcagcaaaaattcccaataccAG AGACTAGCCACTAACATCATGAGCGAAAAGATAGACGCCGTGATAACGGAGAAATTCGATGTTGCGAGTCTATCCTCTACTTCCCATGCAATCCGACTCGCCGACCTAGGATGTGCCACTGGTCCCAACACGATCTTAGCGATGCAAAACATCGTGCAAATCTTGCAAAGGAAGTTCAATTCCCAATGCCCTAATTCTCGAACCCTGCCTGAGTTTCACGTGTTCTTCAACGACAAGATCTCGAACGACTTCAACACCCTCTTCGCGACCCTCCCCTCCCATAAGCCCTACTTCGCTGCAGGCGTTCCCGGCTCTTTCCACACCAGATTGTTCCCCAACGCGTCCCTTCACTTCGTGTACTCCTCCATCGCGCTGCACTGGCTCTCCGAGGTCCCAGAGAAGGTGACGGACCGGGACTCGGCAGCATGGAACAAAGGTAGGGCTCACTACACTAGTGCCCCGGAAGAAGTGGTTAAAGCTTATGCAGAGCAGTTTGCCAAGGACATGGAGGAATTTTTGAGGACCAGGGCTGACGAGGTAGTGAGCGGAGGGATGATGGTGATTATCATGCCGGGAATTCCACATGGTATGCCTCATCGGCGAGTTCCAAGCGGGATTATGTATGATGTTATGGCTTCTAGTCTCATGGACATGGTGAATGAA GGTCTAGTCAGTGAAGATAAAGTGGCTTCCTTCAACTTGCCACTGTATGCACCCTCGCCGGAGGAGATGACTACCCTGGTGACCAAGAATGGCAACTTCACCATTGAAGCGATGGAGCTGACAAACCCATCGCCCAACATGATCGGTCCCATCGACGTCCGTGGATGGATGGTGCATGTGAGGGCGGCGATGGAAGGCATGCTTGCGAAGCACTTCGACAAGAACACAATTGCCGAGTTGTTCAATCGATTGGTTCGGAAGCTGTCCGGCGAGTGCTCTCAAGAACTCGAAGCGTCCTACAGAGAAGGCATTCAGCTCTTCACCGTTTTGAAACGCAGATAA
- the LOC115727336 gene encoding loganic acid O-methyltransferase-like, with product MATLVPYSSLPTNGGSGSFSYQKNSYYQGLAVNVVKDKIEEAIIHKMDVERLSSMASTINIADLGCAVGPNTFLSMQNILDCIERKYRTQCPTRETPEFSVFFNDLPENDFNTLFCLLPAERRYFVAGIPGSFHGRLFPESSLHFVHCAVSLHWLSRVPEELLCEGSAAWNKGRVHYTSAPDEVVGAYRARFAADMDDFLGARAKEVAVGGLMAIIMAGIPHGMPHAMLPAGVMYDLLGSALLEMAQEGVITEEQVDTFNLPIYAASPQEMREIVERDGSFSIEAMDLANPSPWLTGPVDMQEWTDHVRAAMEPLFAAHFGDQATVDEIFDRLMRKLVERSREVECSYREKIQLYVILRRV from the exons atgGCAACGTTGGTGCCTTATTCATCACTTCCAACGAACGGGGGAAGTGGAAGTTTCAGCTATCAGAAGAACTCGTACTACCAG GGACTGGCCGTAAACGTTGTGAAGGACAAAATTGAAGAAGCGATAATCCACAAAATGGACGTGGAGAGACTCTCATCGATGGCAAGCACAATCAATATCGCCGATTTGGGGTGCGCCGTTGGACCGAACACCTTCTTGTCCATGCAAAACATCCTCGACTGCATCGAGAGGAAGTACCGAACCCAATGCCCTACTCGCGAAACCCCTGAATTCTCCGTCTTCTTCAACGACCTCCCGGAGAACGACTTCAACACCCTCTTCTGCTTGCTCCCTGCGGAGAGGCGGTACTTCGTGGCTGGCATCCCGGGCTCGTTCCACGGGAGGCTGTTCCCAGAGTCCTCCCTCCACTTCGTCCACTGCGCGGTCTCGCTTCACTGGCTCTCTAGAGTTCCGGAGGAGCTCCTCTGCGAGGGCTCTGCCGCGTGGAACAAGGGGAGGGTCCACTACACAAGCGCACCGGATGAGGTGGTGGGCGCATATAGAGCTCGGTTTGCGGCGGACATGGATGATTTCCTAGGGGCGAGGGCGAAAGAGGTTGCGGTGGGAGGGTTGATGGCGATCATCATGGCCGGCATTCCTCACGGAATGCCTCACGCTATGCTCCCGGCCGGGGTGATGTACGATCTTCTTGGGTCAGCCCTACTGGAGATGGCACAAGAG GGAGTGATAACGGAGGAACAAGTGGACACCTTCAACTTGCCCATATACGCAGCCTCGCCTCAGGAGATGAGGGAGATCGTGGAGCGGGACGGGAGCTTCAGCATCGAGGCCATGGACTTGGCCAACCCGTCGCCGTGGCTGACCGGTCCGGTCGACATGCAAGAGTGGACTGACCACGTGAGAGCCGCCATGGAGCCGCTCTTCGCCGCCCATTTCGGAGACCAAGCGACTGTGGACGAGATATTCGATCGGTTGATGAGGAAGCTCGTGGAGCGCTCTCGAGAGGTGGAATGCAGCTACAGGGAAAAGATTCAATTGTACGTCATCTTGAGGCGCGTTTGA